In Rhododendron vialii isolate Sample 1 chromosome 9a, ASM3025357v1, the following are encoded in one genomic region:
- the LOC131300814 gene encoding LOB domain-containing protein 21-like: MKGHEPTRSTSSCAACKFLKRRCSPTCLFAPYFRSDEPEKFAKVHKVFGASNVAKILVDVPENQRDDAVNSLVYEAEARLRDPVYGCIGAIALLQRKAVELQQDLAVARTRLARCAAVAGGGMTSSLSTSSLSVLSDEDRFLMNSLSEILMNPGWDGWGGEGLDRNSVELDRSGCMDELSQLPFPRG; this comes from the coding sequence ATGAAGGGCCATGAGCCCACACGTTCAACCTCCTCCTGCGCCGCCTGCAAATTCCTCAAGCGGCGGTGCAGCCCCACCTGCCTCTTCGCCCCCTACTTCCGCTCCGACGAGCCCGAAAAATTCGCCAAGGTCCACAAAGTCTTCGGCGCCAGCAACGTCGCCAAGATCCTCGTCGACGTGCCGGAGAACCAGCGCGACGACGCCGTCAACTCCCTCGTTTACGAGGCCGAGGCGCGGCTGAGGGACCCCGTCTACGGCTGCATCGGCGCCATTGCTCTCTTGCAGCGGAAGGCGGTCGAGCTGCAGCAGGACCTCGCCGTCGCTCGGACTCGGCTCGCTCGTTGCGCCGCCGTGGCAGGCGGCGGCATgacttcttctctctctacgtcttctctctctgttctcaGCGACGAGGATCGGTTTTTGATGAATTCTCTGTCTGAGATTTTGATGAACCCGGGTTGGGATGGGTGGGGTGGGGAGGGTTTGGACCGGAATTCTGTGGAACTGGACCGGAGTGGATGCATGGATGAATTAAGCCAGCTCCCCTTTCCAAGAGGGTAA